Genomic window (Ananas comosus cultivar F153 linkage group 16, ASM154086v1, whole genome shotgun sequence):
CAACCTTCATCTGCATAAACTGCAGTGGAATACAGTAAGTGCTGATCAGTATTGCTTTAGGGCTTatactttttcaaaaatatcttttatttgttcttttgtaaatttatatatctattggTAGTGAGGCTTTCGTTTACTGATCTTTTGTAATGAGTTATGAGTAATATTTTATGAACTGGTAAAGTAAATATTGGTCCCTTATAGACTTGCTATGAAGTTGACCTTCTTATATGCTGATTTCCATCAATGTTTTTTCCAGTCGGGAATTCACTCATCGTGTGAAATCAATATCAATGGCCAAATTTACTCCTCAAGAAGTTTCTTCTCTTCAAGAAGGGGGAAATGAGGTATACAATGCATATACACCTCTGCTCTGCCAGCCGAATTAGTTCCTGTTGGGGCTCCACTGGTTTTTTTTAGTGTTGCTTGCTGATATCataagaaatttttatttattttgatatgcAGCGTGCTCGAgaaatttatttcaaagagTGGGATCCCCAGCGCAACTCACTTCCAGATAGCAGGTTTATTgctaaatctaattttattatttattactttctGTAAATGGGATACTAATGCAGCTGTCTACTCTCAGTAATGTAGATAGACTCAGGGACTTCATCAAGCATGTTTATGTGGATAGAAGATACACTGGGGAAAGGAGTATTGACCGGCCTCCGAGGGTGAAGGTAGtatttaattgatttaaaaaGAAACCAGAAATCATCTTCTTGTAGTCATATGCTTGGTGTGATAAAACAGGAGCTGTCCATGCATATGCCCCTACAAATATGCATAATTGGGTAAATGCCCCTGCAATATTGGTATTTTGGTTCGTGCTCCTAAAAGCCATGTTAATTTGCATTCATGCCCCTGCCTGGGGTATAATTACAAAAAGCTTTGTTGCGGTGAGATATCCGGCAACGGCATGCATGCAAACAAGCAAGATATTCAGCACTACGCATGCAAATGCCATCTTTGCAGGGGACGTCGTGCAgtttgcatatattatataacccATGGAACTTTAGCTTAAAGACTCATGCATGAATAATGCAGGGTGACAGGGAAGATTCTTACCAAAACAATAGGGAAGATTCATATCGGGGAGGTTCAAGAAGTCCTCCATATGATGAGACCTATGAACACCGATATGGTGAACGGCTTGGTTCTAGAAGTCCTGCGAATAGGCAAGATGATTATAAGAGAAGTCCTGCCGAGAGAAGTCTAGGTGATAGGACCCCGAATAGGAGCTCTAGTGGAAATTTTGAGGATCGCAGAGTTCCAGATGGAATCCCGAAGCCAGCTGTGAAGTTGCAGAACAATCAGAAAGATGTTGGTGCAGCAAGTCCGCCTACGGCACAGCCGGTCAGAGATATTTTGGCTGGGGTTCCACCTGTTCGAGTACTTGAACCACCTAAAACAAATAGCATCCCAACCACTAATTCCTCTGCTCAGGCACAggtaatttaattttgttttatagaaGACTTGTTGTTTCATTGCTGGTAGTATGAgcggaaatattttttttcttaaactaTACACCCTCAAGTTATTGTTATAATGAGCTAGAGTAACAATGACTGCACACTCAGTACCTTTCTCTAATCATCTATGCTGAATGCTCCATTTAGCAAATGCATGGCTTGATAAGAGTAGAAACCAAGTGACGCTATTAGATATTTAATGCAACGATTGGTGAATGGTGATATGGTACTCCTCTAGTCTCATTGTTGCAATTGTGACTGTCCTAAGAGTATACAGTCGAGGACCTTACGGTCCTTACATGATTTCATGTTTCTGAGCTTCTTTTTCCATCATACTTCACTGAGCTAGCTGACCTGATATTCTTTTGCCGTATTATTCAAGTTGAATTGGCAATTGAATTGAGAGGGTATGCTCATGCAATCGAGGTCATATGGACCTTCAAAGCGTCTGTTTCTGGCACTGAAacaagtgcaattttttttttttgacgtaGTTCTGTTCATGTTTTGGCTGAACAGAACTATTGCTTTGGAGCTTTTGATATTATGTTTCTTCTTATAGTCGCTGGATATATTAGTAAAAGAAACTGAAGTTATATATTGCAGACTGTTCCAACTTCAAGAAGCAACTCCAATCAAGTAAACTCAGCAGAAAATAATGCATTCAACTCCAAAAGTTTAATTGACTTCGACCCAGATCCTGAGCCTCCCCAAGCTGGAGCAATGCAATCGGTGCCGCAACAGAGCAACTCTTCACCTGCTATAGAGGGTGGTTGGGCTTCATTTGACTCTGCTTCTCCACAAAAACCTCCACAGACTGCTACAGATTCAAGTACATTGGAATCAACATTGGTCCAGTTGTCTGCTCCTTCTTCATCGGCCCCTGCACCCAACTTTTCAACCATGACAGCCAATGCTGTCAATTCATTTCCTAAAGCTAATAATGGAGGCCAATGGCCTACTTtgcagcagcatcagcagcttTCTCTCTTCCCAGATTCAAATGGTCAAGCTAATAATCCACTGCTCGCCACACCTGTAGTTACTACTCAAAATAACCAGGTGACTCATTTTGATTTAAAGAAAACAAAGTGGTCTTTTTTACACATACGCCTCTGCAATTTTTTCCTATGTACtgttgtaaaatttgaattttcgaTCAGAAGTGCCATTTCTTACAAAAATACTATTTACTTAGGGTGACACTAATGATGGGGGAAAGTTGGTTGTctaagaaatttttttgtttaagagGCGCAGTGTTGTGAGTACTATAGGTGTAAGAaatcgagtttttttttttcagaagttACATATGAAAGATCAAGTTTTGCCGGGATATATATGTGAATAGACAAATAGGCAGGTGTATgtcaagaaaacaaaaaactgTACTGATAGAATGAACTTGTGTCAATGTTTCTTAGCCATGGGGTGCATCACTCGCTCCAAGTATGCAGGGTTCCACCGCTCCTCCAGCTGGTCGGGCTATTCAAGCGTCTATAAATGGTCCTCAAGTAGTTCCTACAGTTTCATCACATCCTCCTGCCTCAGAGTATAAGAATAGTGGAAGAAAAGCACTCCCAGAAGTAAATACTTCATAGTAgtttgatgttttttttataatgcaATTCACATTACTAATGAAATTAAATTACCACAGGATCTCTTTACCGTGATGTATCCAACAGGACCTCCATCTGTTGCCGGTTGGCAAACAAGTCAAAATTTTGCTACCATGGGATATGGATTTCAGTATCCAGCAGCTGCTGTATTTCCTATTACCTTTTTCTATTATTGGTTGATcgtctttcttctcttttttctgatGTTAActgatcttcttctccacttgctATAGATGATGCCACCATATGCTCCTTCAAGATCAACAAACCCCTTTGATATGAATGAGCATAAGTTAGCTCATTCTTCCACGGTATGTGGTTTCTCTGTAGTATCACGCATATTACCAAATTTGTATTATCGAACAAGAGTTAgtagattattttaaaatttaaagccaTGACCTTTTATTTTGAGTTCAACTCTTCATGCTCTTCGGTGTGCTGTTCTGCCTTCTTAAATCTCCCTATGAGGCCttatcctttttgttttttgctgtTATTTAAGATGCAGTTAAGTATTTATTCCTTTTTATTCTTTGTTGATTGTGTACagttttgttattctttttgcAGTTCCCGTCTCTATCATCCTTGCAAGGAGCATTGCCAAATATGAATAATACTGTACCGCTCTCACGTGCCGTCAGTTTGGGATCCCTTCCTGCACAATGGATGCCCTCACAACAGCCTCCTTATGCATCAGCTGCTGCTCCAAGTAACTTCCCGTTTTTAGTTTTGCCTTATTACTTGTATTTTGCTGTTTAATTATGCTTACTGAAAAACAATTAAACAAATATCAGGTCCATATATGTTGCACCCAAGTGCAAGTAGCTTGCCCCAACAAGCACCTGCTAATGTGTTCCCTATGGGGTAAGTTGGTctgatttgaaaatttctttttaacatTATTCTTCGTTATAATTGATGAGAGATGCAAAAGATCCTAGATAGTAACAATTTTTTGAATCATACATGTCTTTATTAAATCCAGGAGATTAAAAAGCATAAAACTAAACAAAGTAATTCCATTCACGGCATCAAATATTAAAGTTTTGAGTTATCCAAAAATAGATGATCACAAGGGCATAGTACACCTAGAACTTCTCTAGCAGCTAAATGCCTTAATTCTAAGGCTATTCTACTTTTCATGTGCAGGAATCAAGCGGTTGGAGCTTTTCCTAATGATAGAAGTGCTTTGGGCTTTTTGAGCATGGATCAGAATTTGGCTGTTAGAAATGCACAATCTGCTACTCCAAATTCTTTTGCTCCTGTTGGAGCTACTCCAAATTCTTTTGCTCCTGTTGGAGGAAATCCCTTTGCTTAGATACTTACGCCCAGTTGATTAGATTGGATAAAGCAAAATATCAACAGCTCCACCGAGAACCAAATTTTCAGTCAGTTATTT
Coding sequences:
- the LOC109722314 gene encoding probable ADP-ribosylation factor GTPase-activating protein AGD14 gives rise to the protein MANRVKEDEKNEKIIRGLVKLPANRRCINCNSLGPQYVCTNFSTFICINCSGIHREFTHRVKSISMAKFTPQEVSSLQEGGNERAREIYFKEWDPQRNSLPDSSNVDRLRDFIKHVYVDRRYTGERSIDRPPRVKGDREDSYQNNREDSYRGGSRSPPYDETYEHRYGERLGSRSPANRQDDYKRSPAERSLGDRTPNRSSSGNFEDRRVPDGIPKPAVKLQNNQKDVGAASPPTAQPVRDILAGVPPVRVLEPPKTNSIPTTNSSAQAQTVPTSRSNSNQVNSAENNAFNSKSLIDFDPDPEPPQAGAMQSVPQQSNSSPAIEGGWASFDSASPQKPPQTATDSSTLESTLVQLSAPSSSAPAPNFSTMTANAVNSFPKANNGGQWPTLQQHQQLSLFPDSNGQANNPLLATPVVTTQNNQPWGASLAPSMQGSTAPPAGRAIQASINGPQVVPTVSSHPPASEYKNSGRKALPEDLFTVMYPTGPPSVAGWQTSQNFATMGYGFQYPAAAMMPPYAPSRSTNPFDMNEHKLAHSSTFPSLSSLQGALPNMNNTVPLSRAVSLGSLPAQWMPSQQPPYASAAAPSPYMLHPSASSLPQQAPANVFPMGNQAVGAFPNDRSALGFLSMDQNLAVRNAQSATPNSFAPVGATPNSFAPVGGNPFA